A window from Plectropomus leopardus isolate mb chromosome 3, YSFRI_Pleo_2.0, whole genome shotgun sequence encodes these proteins:
- the b4galt6 gene encoding beta-1,4-galactosyltransferase 6, with product MVNWRRLLRMSNRSFLAFIFFFSMSTTCLYFIYVAPGIANTYFFMVQAQGIMLRDNVRTIGQMIRLYTNKNSTLNGTDYPDGSNSSEYLVQPTTYLPENFTYAQNLPCPERLPSMKGLMEVNMTEIPMEEIELKFSFFVVAVVGGHWKPKDCRPRWKVAILIPFRNRHEHLPILFQHLIPMLQRQRLQFAFYVIEQSGSQPFNRAMLFNVGFLEAMKDLDWDCLVFHDVDHIPENDRNYYGCGQMPRHFAAKLDKYMYILPYSEFFGGVSGLTVEQFRKINGFPNAFWGWGGEDDDLWNRVHYAGLNVTRPEGEIGKYKSIPHHHRGEVQFLGRYKLLRYSKERQHLDGLNNLHYSPHISLSSLYKNITVDLYPELAPIADY from the exons CCAACACATACTTCTTCATGGTGCAGGCTCAGGGCATCATGTTGAGGGACAACGTGAGGACCATCGGCCAGATGATTCGATTGTACACCAACAAGAACAGTACGCTCAACGGGACGG ACTATCCTGATGGTAGTAACTCCAGTGAATATCTGGTGCAGCCGACCACGTACCTCCCTGAGAACTTCACCTACGCCCAGAACCTCCCCTGCCCAGAGCGATTACCTTCTATGA AGGGCCTTATGGAAGTGAACATGACAGAGATCCCTATGGAGGAGATAGAACTGAAgttctccttttttgttgttgctgttgttggaGGCCATTGGAAACCAAAGGACTGCAGACCTCGCTGGAAG GTGGCCATCCTGATACCATTTAGAAACCGCCATGAACACCTCCCCATCCTCTTCCAACACCTCATCCCCATGCTGCAGAGACAGCGGCTGCAGTTTGCCTTCTATGTCATCGAACAG agtggGAGCCAGCCTTTCAACAGAGCCATGTTGTTTAACGTGGGATTCCTGGAGGCCATGAAGGACTTGGACTGGGACTGCTTGGTCTTCCATGATGTTGACCACATCCCAGAGAACGACAGAAACTACTACGGCTGTGGTCAGATGCCACGCCACTTCGCTGCCAAGCTGGACAAATACATGTACAT tCTTCCATACAGCGAGTTCTTCGGTGGTGTGAGTGGACTCACTGTGGAGCAGTTCCGCAAGATTAATGGTTTTCCCAATGCATTCTGGGGATGGGGAGGAGAGGACGATGACTTGTGGAACAG GGTTCACTACGCTGGCCTGAATGTTACGCGACCAGAGGGAGAGATCGGCAAGTACAAGTCAATTCCTCACCATCACAGAGGGGAGGTGCAGTTCCTCGGGAG GTATAAACTGCTGAGGTATTCCAAAGAGCGGCAACACTTGGACGGCCTCAACAACCTCCATTACAGCCCCCACATCTCCCTAAGCAGCCTGTACAAGAACATCACGGTGGACCTGTACCCCGAGCTCGCCCCTATCGCAGACTACTGA
- the commd2 gene encoding COMM domain-containing protein 2, which yields MLLVLSEDHKEHLAFLPKVDTAVVGEFGRIALEFLRRGTSPKIYEGAARKLSVPVEMVQHGVEGLMYLMTESSKHMISEVDFLDSVLVLGFGEELNQILLQLYLQHHSQIRSILSQLPSNLPAYHNLEWRLDVQLASRPVRQQVIPMLTMRLLLTKGSDSRGDYSRRVLQTDPSTLLHLISTLEAALAAMKTSHARRICRNIK from the exons ATGCTGCTGGTTTTGTCTGAAGACCATAAAGAGCACCTGGCCTTCCTGCCGAAGGTTGACACCGCAG tGGTTGGAGAGTTTGGTCGCATAGCGCTGGAGTTCTTAAGGAGAGGAACCAGTCCCAAAATCTATGAGGGAGCAGCCA GAAAGCTTTCTGTTCCTGTGGAAATGGTGCAGCATGGAGTGGAGGGCCTGATGTACCTGATGACAGAGAGCTCTAAACAcatg atCTCTGAAGTGGACTTTCTGGACTCAGTACTGGTTTTAGGGTTTGGCGAAGAGCTTAACCAGATCCTCTTACAG CTCTACCTGCAACATCACAGTCAGATCCGCAGCATCCTGAGTCAGCTGCCCTCCAACCTGCCTGCCTACCACAACCTGGAATGGAGATTGGatgtacag CTGGCGAGTCGTCCAGTCCGTCAGCAGGTCATTCCCATGCTGACGATGCGTCTGCTCCTGACAAAAGGTTCTGACAGCCGTGGTGACTACAGCAGAAGGGTTCTCCAGACAGACCCCAGCACCCTCCTGCACCTCATCTCCACACTAGAGGCCGCTCTAGCTGCCATGAAAACAAGTCATGCTCGCCGCATATGTCGCAACATCAAATAA
- the lmnb2 gene encoding lamin-B2, whose translation MATASATPSREAGRSAASTPLSPTRISRLQEKQDLQHLNDRLAVYIDRVRSLELENDRLMVKVSEKEEVTTREVTGLKSLYEAELADARRVLDETARERARLQIDLGKAQADLEEATRSAKKKDSDLAAALSRASGLEAQLNKSEASLATALSQNATLTSELADVKSLLAKAEDSHAVAKRQLEAETLMRVDLENRCQSLSEELEFRKSMFEEEVRESRRRQEQRIVEVDSGVRQDYEFKLAQALQDLRRQHDEQVSLYKGELEQTFQAKLDNAKVSSEINDKAISTAREELQESRIRIEGLGYQLSALQKQLAASEDRIRELEEILSGERDKHRRAMEAKEQEMTDLRERMNAQLSEYQELLDVKLALDMEINAYRKLLEGEEHRLKLSPSPPRVTVSRLTGSSSSRSSKRKRVEAEAKDVPEMGRGEGQLLVSEEATASGAVTISPTDMDGNAVTLANETEQDQPLGNWRLKRQVDNGEEIIYKFSPKFVLKAGQSVTVWSADAGVAHSPPTDLLWKSQTSWGTGNDMVTTLINADGEEVARRSVTKTEMEVENGEEEEEEEAQTGKVSSRECAIM comes from the exons ATGGCGACAGCTAGCGCTACCCCGAGCCGTGAGGCTGGCCGGTCGGCGGCCTCGACACCGCTCTCCCCGACCCGGATCTCCCGTTTACAGGAGAAACAAGACCTGCAGCACCTCAACGACCGGCTCGCCGTGTACATCGACCGCGTCCGGTCTCTGGAGCTGGAGAACGACCGGCTGATGGTCAAAGTGTCTGAAAAAGAGGAGGTTACTACCAGAGAG GTGACGGGTCTGAAATCTCTGTATGAGGCAGAGTTAGCTGATGCTCGACGGGTTTTGGATGAAACTGCGAGAGAGAGAGCCCGGCTCCAGATAGACCTGGGCAAGGCTCAGGCTGATCTGGAGGAAGCCACACGCAG TGCCAAGAAGAAGGATAGTGATCTTGCCGCCGCGCTGTCCAGGGCCAGTGGTTTGGAAGCCCAGCTGAACAAGAGTGAGGCGTCTCTTGCCACAGCTTTGAGCCAGAATGCCACTCTGACCTCTGAGCTGGCCGATGTCAAGAGCCTGCTGGCTAAG GCGGAGGACAGCCATGCTGTTGCTAAGCGTCAGCTGGAGGCAGAGACACTGATGCGCGTGGACTTGGAGAACCGCTGTCAATCCCTGAGTGAAGAGCTGGAGTTCAGGAAGAGCATGTTTGAAGAG GAGGTGCGCGAGTCTCGGCGTCGACAGGAGCAGAGGATAGTGGAGGTGGACTCTGGAGTGAGACAGGACTACGAGTTCAAACTGGCACAAGCTTTACAG GACCTGAGGAGGCAACATGATGAGCAAGTCTCTCTTTACAAGGGAGAACTGGAGCAAACTTTCCAGGCCAAG TTGGATAACGCCAAGGTGTCCTCGGAGATAAATGACAAGGCAATAAGCACAGCCagggaggagctgcaggagtcCCGTATCAGAATAGAGGGCCTTGGATATCAGCTCAGTGCCCTGCAGAAACAG CTGGCCGCTTCAGAGGATCGCATCAGAGAGCTGGAGGAAATTCTGTCTGGAGAGCGAGACAAGCACCGCCGTGCCATGGAGGCAAAAGAACAAGAGATGACTGACCTGAGAGAAAGGATGAACGCTCAGCTCAGTGAATACCAGGAGTTGCTGGACGTGAAGCTTGCTTTGGATATGGAGATCAATGCATACAGGAAACTgctggagggagaggagcacag ACTGAAGCTGTCCCCCAGCCCACCTAGAGTCACTGTTTCCAGGCTAACCGGATCTTCCTCCTCCCGCTCCTCCAAGAGGAAGAGAGTGGAGGCGGAGGCTAAGGATGTGCCAGAGATGGGCAGAGGAGAGGGTCAGCTGCTGGTGTCTGAAGAAGCCACAGCTAGCGGAGCAGTCACCATATCACCCACTGACATGGATGGAAACGCGGTCACACTGGCCAATGAAACCGAGCAG gACCAGCCGTTGGGCAACTGGAGGTTGAAGAGACAGGTTGACAATGGCGAAGAGATCATCTACAAGTTTTCCCCAAAGTTTGTCCTTAAGGCCGGACAGTCAGTCACG GTTTGGTCTGCTGATGCTGGTGTGGCCCACAGTCCACCAACTGACCTGTTGTGGAAGAGTCAGACTTCCTGGGGCACAGGAAATGACATGGTTACCACTTTGATCAACGCTGATGGCGAG GAGGTGGCCAGACGGAGCGTAACCAAGACTGAGATGGAGGTAGAgaatggagaggaagaggaggaggaggaggcacaaACG gGAAAAGTGTCATCCAGAGAGTGTGCCATTATGTGA